A stretch of the Haloplanus aerogenes genome encodes the following:
- a CDS encoding pyrroloquinoline quinone-dependent dehydrogenase, protein MATIHQAFDKDPAAEAAANIEMVEVEDGYTLTNVPDESITAQFDIDQIPQKNVTQEMREASAKEDPTSWLMYGGGYQQQRHTSADVITKDNVGDLELEYLVQSGVASSMEGVPIVVPGDPPVMYQTNGPNHAKAINARTGETLWSYTYANPQGLLLCCDANNRGFAVHGNKVYMTTLDSGVVALNRYTGEEEWYTSTGDHEIGYSATWAPIVHEGKVITGSAGGEYGVSGFVTALNPDNGNEIWKTNTTPPEEWAGDSHEHGAGTVWMTPTLDPDSGMIHAPVGNPGPDFDGTVRPGPNRYTIGTLTLSADDGSVQWHYGESPHDVWDYDSSAPKIRVNDMDMGDGTRDVVLSPGKTAWVYTMDAGNGRLLERSQETTQHINMWKMVPHVDEDRRVAFVPGAHGGNDWQPPSYNPETGLMYMNQNNAPHEIFWEEAQYEAGQTYWGGGLNDWPDVTEPQGWNGNLSAIVAVDPVTGERVWRDWISSDATSDYLWGGSITTATGITFAGLQTGHLVAYDGETGDRLWQFQLGAPICSSLSSWYDPGEGKQYVAVQVGGSGWLHGGRRGSTVAVFGLSE, encoded by the coding sequence ATGGCGACTATCCACCAGGCTTTCGACAAGGACCCGGCAGCAGAAGCAGCAGCGAACATCGAGATGGTGGAGGTGGAAGACGGGTACACGCTGACGAACGTACCCGACGAGTCCATCACCGCTCAGTTCGATATTGACCAGATCCCCCAGAAGAACGTCACCCAGGAGATGCGTGAGGCCTCCGCGAAGGAGGACCCCACGTCCTGGCTGATGTACGGTGGCGGCTATCAGCAGCAGCGCCATACCTCGGCCGACGTCATCACGAAGGACAACGTCGGCGACCTCGAACTCGAGTATCTGGTGCAGAGCGGCGTCGCCTCCAGTATGGAGGGTGTCCCGATCGTCGTGCCCGGCGACCCGCCGGTCATGTACCAGACGAACGGGCCGAACCACGCGAAGGCGATCAACGCCCGCACCGGTGAGACCCTCTGGAGTTACACGTACGCGAACCCGCAGGGCCTGCTTCTCTGCTGTGACGCGAACAACCGTGGCTTCGCTGTCCACGGCAACAAGGTCTACATGACCACCCTCGACTCCGGTGTCGTGGCGCTCAACCGCTACACCGGCGAAGAGGAATGGTACACCTCGACCGGTGACCACGAGATCGGTTACTCCGCGACCTGGGCCCCCATCGTCCACGAGGGCAAGGTCATCACCGGCTCCGCCGGTGGCGAGTACGGTGTCAGCGGGTTCGTCACCGCCCTCAACCCGGACAACGGGAACGAGATCTGGAAGACGAACACGACGCCCCCGGAGGAGTGGGCCGGCGATTCCCACGAACACGGTGCCGGTACCGTGTGGATGACGCCGACGCTCGACCCCGACAGCGGCATGATCCACGCGCCGGTCGGTAACCCCGGTCCGGACTTCGACGGCACGGTCCGTCCGGGTCCGAACCGCTACACCATCGGGACGCTGACCCTCAGCGCCGACGATGGCTCCGTCCAGTGGCACTACGGCGAGTCGCCCCACGACGTGTGGGACTACGACTCCTCGGCGCCCAAGATCCGTGTCAACGACATGGACATGGGCGACGGCACGCGCGACGTCGTCCTCAGTCCCGGCAAGACGGCCTGGGTCTACACGATGGACGCCGGCAACGGCCGGCTCCTCGAGCGCTCCCAGGAGACGACCCAGCACATCAACATGTGGAAGATGGTCCCGCACGTCGACGAGGACCGTCGGGTCGCCTTCGTCCCCGGTGCGCACGGTGGCAACGACTGGCAGCCCCCGTCCTACAACCCCGAGACGGGGCTCATGTACATGAACCAGAACAACGCGCCTCACGAGATCTTCTGGGAAGAGGCGCAGTACGAAGCCGGCCAGACCTACTGGGGCGGCGGCCTGAACGACTGGCCGGACGTCACCGAGCCGCAGGGCTGGAACGGCAACCTCAGCGCCATCGTCGCCGTCGACCCGGTCACCGGAGAACGGGTCTGGCGCGACTGGATCTCCTCGGACGCCACCAGCGACTACCTCTGGGGCGGCTCCATCACGACTGCGACCGGCATCACCTTCGCTGGCCTCCAGACCGGCCACCTCGTCGCCTACGACGGCGAAACGGGTGACCGTCTCTGGCAGTTCCAGCTCGGTGCGCCGATCTGCTCGTCGCTCTCCAGCTGGTACGACCCCGGCGAGGGCAAGCAGTACGTCGCCGTGCAGGTCGGTGGCTCCGGTTGGCTCCACGGCGGTCGCCGTGGCTCCACCGTCGCCGTCTTCGGCCTCAGCGAGTAA
- a CDS encoding plastocyanin/azurin family copper-binding protein yields the protein MVSKQPKKFLSRRKFAATFSGAVLAGLAGCSGGNGGGNGGEDGGEATATATATDTPEPTATATATPTSTPTEEADATITVGPGGSLEFDPETTAISQGDTVEFVFDSGGHNVSGHPDAHPKVSLPEGAEPFASYDISGDDINHISLNKAGSTYRHTFETTGEYTYVCVPHAASGMIGHLTVR from the coding sequence ATGGTCTCAAAGCAGCCGAAGAAGTTCCTGTCGCGGCGAAAATTCGCAGCCACGTTCAGCGGTGCCGTTCTCGCTGGACTCGCGGGCTGTTCCGGTGGTAACGGTGGCGGCAACGGTGGCGAAGACGGTGGCGAGGCTACAGCGACGGCGACCGCCACGGATACGCCCGAACCGACGGCGACAGCGACGGCAACTCCCACGTCGACGCCGACCGAAGAGGCCGACGCGACGATTACGGTCGGCCCGGGCGGCAGCCTCGAATTCGATCCGGAGACCACGGCAATTTCGCAGGGCGACACGGTTGAGTTCGTCTTCGACTCCGGCGGTCACAACGTCTCCGGTCACCCCGACGCCCATCCCAAAGTCTCTCTCCCCGAGGGTGCCGAACCGTTCGCGAGCTACGACATCTCCGGCGACGACATCAACCACATCTCGCTCAACAAGGCCGGATCGACGTACCGACACACGTTCGAGACGACCGGCGAGTACACCTACGTCTGTGTCCCCCACGCAGCGTCGGGCATGATCGGTCATCTGACCGTCCGATAA
- a CDS encoding ABC transporter permease: MSVAERVPFPGIVLPLSALIGAVAVWWALTVALAIPPFLLPSPAAVAARLVGNPDLYLTNAVETLRKILVGGAAGIAVGFSLALLVWAVPLLKRAIYPYLVAARVLPKIAVAPIFLIYFGVGFETAILFVALIVFFPVVVGTAAGLDRTPESHLDLLRSVDAGAVQTFLHVRLPHALPDVFAGVKQSVTLAVVGAVVAEWILSNDGLGSLILVASENVQVDVMLAALTVLLCVGLCLYGGVALCYRAVAWD, translated from the coding sequence ATGAGCGTCGCGGAGCGGGTGCCGTTTCCCGGAATCGTTCTCCCGCTGTCGGCGCTGATCGGCGCCGTCGCCGTCTGGTGGGCGCTCACCGTCGCCCTCGCCATTCCACCCTTTCTCCTCCCGTCGCCTGCCGCCGTGGCCGCCCGCCTCGTCGGCAACCCCGACCTCTACCTGACGAACGCCGTCGAGACACTCCGCAAGATCCTCGTCGGCGGCGCCGCCGGCATCGCCGTCGGCTTCTCGCTCGCGCTCCTCGTCTGGGCGGTGCCCCTGCTCAAACGCGCCATCTACCCCTACCTCGTCGCCGCGCGCGTCCTCCCGAAAATCGCCGTCGCGCCCATCTTCCTCATCTACTTCGGCGTCGGCTTCGAGACGGCCATCCTCTTCGTCGCGCTCATCGTCTTCTTCCCCGTCGTCGTCGGGACGGCGGCGGGGCTGGATCGCACGCCCGAGTCCCACCTCGACTTGCTCCGGTCGGTCGACGCCGGCGCCGTCCAGACGTTCCTCCACGTCCGCCTCCCCCACGCCCTCCCCGACGTGTTCGCGGGCGTGAAACAGTCGGTCACGCTGGCCGTCGTCGGCGCCGTCGTCGCCGAGTGGATCCTCTCGAACGACGGCCTCGGCTCGCTGATCCTCGTCGCCTCCGAGAACGTCCAGGTGGACGTGATGCTCGCCGCGCTGACTGTCCTGCTCTGTGTGGGCCTCTGTCTCTACGGCGGCGTGGCGCTGTGTTACCGTGCCGTCGCGTGGGACTAG
- a CDS encoding ABC transporter permease, producing MATSDRRLTTVETPAVSGRAVRAVVGHVWPPVVVAALVVTGWQWFVTATGVPEVILPAPGDVVTAGLAAQDTLLAAAATTALTATVGLLGGVVVGLTLAFAMVGSRTASAIFHPYLIALRIAPLIAIAPLVFLWIGDGVLARATLVATMTVFPVAIASVDGLRAVPEEYTDLARSVRAPSARVFLRIRIPAAAPSVFAGVKLGAALAVVGTVVAEFLTLQSGLGYQLFHAAEYLRTSTTFAALVVLTALGLCFYLIPAAVERRLDWG from the coding sequence ATGGCAACGAGTGACCGACGACTGACGACGGTCGAAACGCCCGCCGTAAGCGGCCGGGCCGTCCGGGCAGTCGTCGGCCACGTCTGGCCGCCGGTCGTCGTCGCCGCCCTCGTCGTCACCGGCTGGCAGTGGTTCGTGACGGCGACGGGCGTTCCCGAGGTCATCCTGCCCGCACCCGGCGACGTGGTGACGGCGGGGCTGGCGGCGCAGGACACCCTCCTCGCCGCCGCAGCGACGACCGCACTGACGGCAACGGTCGGGCTACTGGGCGGCGTCGTCGTCGGCCTCACCCTCGCCTTCGCGATGGTGGGGTCACGGACCGCCTCGGCCATCTTCCACCCCTACCTGATCGCCCTCCGCATCGCGCCGCTGATCGCCATCGCACCGCTCGTCTTCCTCTGGATCGGTGACGGCGTCCTCGCGCGGGCGACGCTCGTGGCGACGATGACCGTCTTCCCCGTCGCCATCGCGTCGGTCGACGGCCTCCGGGCGGTGCCGGAGGAGTACACCGACCTCGCGCGGTCGGTGCGGGCACCGTCGGCGCGGGTCTTCCTCCGAATTCGCATCCCGGCCGCCGCGCCGAGCGTCTTCGCGGGCGTGAAACTCGGGGCGGCGCTCGCCGTCGTCGGCACCGTCGTCGCGGAATTTCTCACCCTCCAGTCGGGGCTGGGCTACCAGTTGTTCCACGCCGCGGAGTATCTCCGGACCAGTACGACCTTCGCGGCACTGGTCGTCCTCACGGCGCTCGGTCTCTGTTTCTACCTGATTCCTGCGGCCGTGGAGCGTCGGCTGGACTGGGGGTAA
- a CDS encoding ABC transporter substrate-binding protein yields MRVREFPILGDEDERTVEAFATGLDREAARVLAYLVGREESDRFSGEAASRLAVRVGVDLGRGRVSDVLGTLTDLGLVVETTVDSEAPGRPPKGWRAAAGHDRTVSRVRARHSEALLDQAATVASTLGDDIAVDTTGPTPPDRDAGAVDVGLNWEPNGLHAPLFAGTYADHGVDVTLTGCRGSRAALSAVADGDVDVGLTGAATLLRAHAGGEDVVPLALYYQRAMVVLYTTRSAFGGPLRSVEDVRGRRVAMPAGSETGALGRLFLAQAGVVDDVTVVRADGEEREALLDGDADVATGVFTDPLELEAAGYDVDSVLLADHFPVPGPAFVVRRETLRERPDALRGFLEGAMAGWADARNDPEAAATTVAGHSDEPVADERRKLEGAFDRFAGGDAVEKNGWGWHSAETWERLRVALEQAAAIDQR; encoded by the coding sequence GTGCGAGTTCGAGAGTTCCCCATCCTCGGTGACGAGGACGAACGGACGGTCGAGGCGTTCGCCACGGGTCTCGACCGCGAGGCTGCGCGCGTCCTCGCCTATCTGGTCGGCCGCGAGGAGTCCGACCGCTTTTCCGGCGAGGCGGCGTCGCGTCTCGCCGTTCGCGTCGGCGTCGACCTCGGCCGTGGCCGCGTCTCGGACGTGCTGGGAACGCTCACGGATCTGGGGCTCGTCGTCGAGACGACCGTCGACAGCGAGGCGCCCGGCCGCCCGCCGAAAGGCTGGCGCGCCGCCGCCGGCCACGACCGTACCGTTTCTCGCGTGCGCGCTCGACACTCCGAAGCGTTGCTCGATCAGGCGGCCACGGTTGCCTCGACGCTCGGCGACGACATCGCCGTCGACACAACCGGCCCCACCCCACCCGACCGCGACGCCGGCGCCGTCGACGTCGGCCTGAACTGGGAGCCCAACGGGCTCCACGCGCCCCTTTTCGCCGGCACCTACGCCGACCACGGCGTCGACGTGACGCTCACGGGCTGTCGCGGCTCCCGGGCCGCCCTCTCCGCCGTCGCCGACGGCGACGTGGACGTGGGGCTCACCGGCGCCGCCACGCTTCTTCGCGCACACGCGGGTGGCGAGGATGTCGTCCCCCTCGCGCTCTACTACCAGCGCGCGATGGTCGTCCTCTACACGACCCGGTCGGCCTTCGGCGGCCCGCTCCGCAGCGTCGAAGACGTGCGCGGCAGGCGCGTGGCGATGCCCGCCGGCTCCGAGACGGGCGCCCTCGGCCGGCTCTTTCTCGCCCAAGCCGGCGTCGTCGACGACGTGACCGTCGTCCGTGCCGACGGCGAGGAACGCGAGGCGTTGCTCGACGGCGACGCGGACGTGGCGACCGGCGTCTTCACCGACCCCCTCGAACTGGAGGCCGCGGGCTACGACGTGGACTCGGTGCTGCTCGCCGACCACTTCCCCGTCCCCGGCCCCGCCTTCGTCGTCCGCCGCGAGACGCTCCGGGAGCGTCCCGACGCGCTCCGGGGTTTCCTCGAAGGCGCGATGGCCGGCTGGGCCGACGCCCGAAACGACCCCGAAGCGGCGGCGACGACCGTCGCCGGCCACAGCGACGAGCCCGTCGCCGACGAGCGCCGCAAGCTGGAGGGCGCGTTCGACCGCTTCGCTGGCGGCGACGCCGTCGAGAAGAACGGTTGGGGGTGGCACTCAGCCGAGACGTGGGAGCGGCTCCGCGTCGCACTCGAACAGGCCGCGGCCATCGACCAGCGATGA
- the fdhF gene encoding formate dehydrogenase subunit alpha: protein MSSESSDESGGPKKTICPYCGVGCGIQITQDEDGEVNFRPWGDAPVNEGSICIKGGAATQSVNHEDRLTDPLIRDDDGELREATWDEAYDLIVDNMERIRDEFSAQAMGFYGCSKAMNEENYLIQKLARRYGTNSVDTCTRMCHSSTVYALKNSLGEGAMTNSMEDLEEAADVFWIQGANPGEQHPIANSQYFRQAVLEGATVIQVDPHANKTTRSFEITETDRHMHLQLEPGTDIPLLNIVLKTILENDWVDEEFIAERTEGFEHLKETLEDFDKEEAAEECGVPLEDIELAAEKYAKANNAAIFTGMGMSQHTCGVDNVQNEINLALITGNLGRPGTGVNPLRGQNNVQGASDVGAMPNVLPGYRDVSDPEVRADVEEVWDFEIPSEPGLTNVEMSHEIGNTIYGLYIMGENPVMSEPDTNQVEKRLEELDFMVVQDIYKTETAEYADVILPATSWAERDGTVVNTDRRTQRMRGVDKVHPNTKDDLEILCDVGNRLFGDGSFDFEGPEDVFEELRQVAPIFHGMTYDVLGEEGVHWPCYEPGDEGDPYLYEDGFTTESGLGQIEGVRHQPPKETPDDEYPLILTTGRIIEHYNTGTMSRRSATLNRVEPENFVDVHPNDAENYGIEDGDYVTLKSRRGEIEVEARVTEDIKEGTVWTTPHFADAAGNRLTNDVLDERAKIPEYKAAAAEIEVSVEPDAPADD, encoded by the coding sequence ATGTCATCCGAATCCAGCGACGAATCAGGCGGGCCGAAAAAGACGATCTGTCCGTACTGTGGGGTCGGGTGCGGCATCCAAATTACACAGGACGAGGACGGTGAAGTCAACTTCCGGCCGTGGGGCGACGCGCCGGTCAACGAAGGGAGCATCTGTATCAAGGGCGGGGCGGCGACGCAGTCGGTAAACCACGAGGACCGGTTGACGGACCCGCTGATCCGTGACGACGACGGCGAACTTCGCGAGGCCACCTGGGACGAAGCCTACGACCTGATCGTCGACAACATGGAGCGCATCCGCGACGAGTTCAGTGCGCAGGCGATGGGCTTCTACGGCTGTTCGAAGGCCATGAACGAGGAGAACTACCTCATCCAGAAACTCGCCCGTCGCTACGGTACCAACAGCGTCGACACCTGTACGCGGATGTGCCACTCGTCGACGGTGTACGCCCTCAAGAACAGCCTCGGCGAGGGCGCGATGACCAACAGCATGGAGGATCTGGAGGAGGCGGCGGACGTGTTCTGGATTCAGGGTGCCAACCCGGGCGAACAGCACCCCATCGCCAACAGCCAGTACTTCCGGCAGGCAGTCCTCGAGGGAGCGACCGTCATTCAGGTCGATCCCCACGCCAACAAGACGACGCGGTCGTTCGAAATCACGGAAACCGACCGCCACATGCATCTCCAGCTGGAGCCGGGGACGGACATTCCGCTGCTCAACATCGTCCTCAAGACCATCCTCGAGAACGACTGGGTCGACGAGGAGTTCATCGCGGAGCGCACGGAAGGCTTCGAACACCTGAAAGAGACGCTGGAGGACTTCGACAAGGAAGAAGCCGCCGAGGAGTGCGGCGTCCCTCTCGAAGACATCGAACTCGCCGCCGAGAAGTACGCGAAGGCGAACAACGCCGCCATCTTCACCGGCATGGGGATGAGCCAGCACACCTGCGGCGTCGACAACGTCCAGAACGAGATCAACCTCGCGCTCATCACCGGCAACCTCGGCCGCCCGGGCACGGGTGTCAACCCGCTCCGCGGCCAGAACAACGTGCAGGGTGCGTCCGACGTGGGCGCGATGCCGAACGTCCTCCCCGGCTACCGCGACGTGTCCGATCCCGAGGTTCGCGCCGACGTCGAGGAGGTCTGGGACTTCGAGATTCCGTCGGAACCCGGCCTCACCAACGTCGAGATGTCCCACGAAATCGGGAACACGATCTACGGCCTCTACATCATGGGCGAGAACCCCGTGATGAGCGAACCCGACACCAACCAGGTCGAGAAGCGGCTCGAAGAACTCGACTTCATGGTGGTTCAGGACATCTACAAGACCGAAACCGCCGAGTACGCCGACGTGATTCTGCCCGCCACCTCGTGGGCGGAACGCGACGGCACCGTCGTCAACACGGACCGCCGTACCCAGCGGATGCGCGGCGTCGACAAGGTTCACCCGAACACGAAAGACGACCTCGAAATCCTGTGTGACGTGGGCAACCGCCTGTTCGGCGACGGGAGCTTCGACTTCGAGGGTCCCGAGGACGTGTTCGAGGAACTCCGGCAGGTCGCGCCCATCTTCCACGGCATGACCTACGACGTCCTCGGCGAGGAGGGTGTCCACTGGCCCTGCTACGAACCCGGCGACGAGGGCGACCCGTACCTCTACGAGGACGGCTTCACTACCGAGAGCGGCCTCGGACAGATCGAGGGCGTGCGTCACCAGCCACCCAAGGAGACGCCGGACGACGAGTACCCGCTCATCCTCACCACGGGTCGGATCATCGAACACTACAACACGGGGACGATGAGCCGTCGGTCCGCGACGCTCAACCGCGTCGAACCCGAGAACTTCGTCGACGTTCACCCGAACGACGCCGAGAACTACGGCATCGAGGACGGTGACTACGTGACACTCAAATCCCGGCGCGGCGAGATCGAAGTCGAGGCTCGCGTCACCGAGGACATCAAGGAAGGCACCGTGTGGACGACCCCGCACTTCGCCGACGCCGCGGGCAACCGCCTGACCAACGACGTGCTCGACGAGCGCGCGAAGATTCCCGAGTACAAGGCCGCCGCCGCAGAAATCGAGGTCTCGGTCGAACCCGACGCCCCGGCCGACGACTAG
- a CDS encoding ABC transporter substrate-binding protein, producing the protein MNRDHVDVQQAALDEYHDDPGDLPVMRARFEHNGSPRYLLYTIKRFGFDRDHGFHLDVQLVSDALEDGIETVEAQLQEGHADLIDIDYISIARERAEGADIVAFHPYGRTVGGLVAPEDSDIDGLEDLSGKRIGVVRRLDKNWILTRAACREYHDFDPDETATPVEAGSKVELTRMIREGEVDAGFQFWQIIPEITETGPYENVLPVSELVQRLSETDNKLPIAAFLTSGDYLDDQTETVRAFADAYRDAVDKLVEDDEIWEEISEKLMTYDDPNVMRAVRDGWRDMVVRDWDEESVDGMYRLFDHLKSVAGAEALGVEEIPEGTFNTDP; encoded by the coding sequence ATGAACCGGGATCACGTCGACGTTCAACAGGCCGCCCTCGACGAGTACCACGACGATCCGGGCGACCTGCCGGTGATGCGTGCCCGCTTCGAGCACAACGGGAGTCCGCGCTACCTGCTCTACACGATCAAGCGGTTCGGCTTCGACCGCGACCACGGGTTCCACCTCGACGTGCAACTCGTCTCCGACGCACTGGAGGACGGCATCGAGACGGTCGAGGCCCAGTTGCAGGAGGGTCACGCCGACCTGATCGACATCGACTACATCTCCATCGCCCGGGAACGCGCCGAGGGCGCCGACATCGTCGCCTTCCACCCGTACGGGCGGACCGTGGGCGGCCTCGTCGCGCCCGAGGATTCGGATATCGACGGGCTGGAGGATCTGTCGGGCAAGCGTATCGGCGTCGTCCGCCGTCTGGACAAGAACTGGATTCTGACGCGGGCGGCCTGCCGAGAGTACCACGACTTCGATCCCGACGAGACGGCGACGCCCGTCGAAGCGGGCTCGAAGGTGGAACTCACGCGGATGATCCGCGAGGGAGAGGTCGATGCGGGCTTCCAGTTCTGGCAGATCATCCCCGAAATCACCGAGACGGGCCCCTACGAGAACGTCCTGCCCGTCTCCGAACTGGTCCAGCGACTCTCCGAGACGGACAACAAACTCCCCATCGCGGCCTTCCTCACCAGCGGCGACTATCTCGACGACCAGACCGAGACCGTCCGGGCGTTCGCGGACGCCTACCGCGACGCCGTCGACAAACTCGTCGAGGACGACGAAATCTGGGAGGAAATCAGCGAGAAACTGATGACGTACGACGACCCCAACGTGATGCGCGCCGTCCGTGACGGCTGGCGCGACATGGTCGTCCGCGACTGGGACGAGGAGAGCGTCGACGGGATGTACCGACTGTTCGACCACCTGAAATCCGTCGCTGGCGCCGAGGCACTCGGCGTCGAAGAGATTCCTGAAGGCACCTTCAACACCGATCCATGA
- a CDS encoding PGF-CTERM sorting domain-containing protein, whose protein sequence is MATRRKFLIGAAAATTGLAGAAGSATAQVDTTFELELTQQGFLGRAPSSIAGTTNPTLEVEAGTRYAIQWTNSYNPESEGLPARHNLVITTDDGVVRRGEYVFETGQTRTVRFTANSGLSEYFCEEHMDEGGEFSVSGGATATPTDTPEPTATDTPMDGDGDGGDGGDGGDGDGGGETNGGGPGFGVGAAVTAIGAAAYGALRKKSDE, encoded by the coding sequence ATGGCGACGCGAAGAAAATTCCTGATCGGTGCTGCGGCAGCGACGACCGGACTTGCTGGCGCCGCGGGATCGGCAACTGCACAGGTAGACACGACGTTCGAACTCGAACTGACACAGCAAGGCTTCCTCGGCCGGGCACCCTCCAGTATCGCCGGTACGACGAACCCGACACTGGAAGTCGAAGCTGGGACCCGGTATGCGATCCAGTGGACGAACAGCTACAACCCCGAGAGCGAGGGACTGCCGGCGCGGCACAACCTCGTCATCACGACCGACGACGGAGTCGTCCGACGTGGCGAGTACGTCTTCGAGACGGGACAGACTCGGACGGTACGCTTCACGGCCAACTCCGGCCTCTCCGAGTACTTCTGTGAAGAACACATGGACGAAGGCGGCGAGTTCTCGGTTAGTGGCGGCGCGACGGCGACGCCGACGGACACCCCCGAGCCGACGGCGACGGATACGCCGATGGACGGCGACGGCGACGGCGGTGACGGCGGCGACGGCGGTGACGGCGACGGCGGCGGCGAGACCAACGGCGGCGGCCCCGGCTTCGGCGTCGGTGCGGCCGTGACCGCCATCGGTGCGGCAGCCTACGGCGCGCTGCGGAAGAAGAGCGACGAGTAA
- a CDS encoding ABC transporter substrate-binding protein, producing MTDTVTFQLNWEPNGFQAPYFLAREEGFYADEGLEVEFVEGHGSPFAAEQTAKGRSDLGLAGGSAVLSVRSQGLEPLAVAAVSQKTPATIYTLRDVFGEAFTEPEQLRGRTVAPSATKTRILTLQLLEDRGIRDKVEVRDVQKHTHHRVEHLVLDGDVDAAVGVVTNGKELEREYDRTADELLIGDYLDVYGMAVVTNPDFAESNPETVRSFLRATARGWELATNDPDRAVDALIARNAQLEHNREVEHMKFLASAEDLQFTEFVREAGWGHHDGQRWENLAEMLAETDLLESPVDPDAAWTNEYVDDSDPVIANYAERIGR from the coding sequence ATGACCGACACTGTCACTTTCCAGCTGAACTGGGAACCGAACGGCTTCCAAGCACCGTACTTCCTCGCGCGAGAGGAGGGTTTCTACGCCGACGAGGGCCTCGAAGTCGAATTCGTCGAGGGGCACGGCTCGCCCTTCGCCGCCGAACAGACCGCGAAAGGGAGAAGCGACCTCGGCCTCGCCGGCGGTAGTGCCGTCCTCTCGGTGCGGAGTCAGGGACTCGAACCGCTGGCCGTCGCCGCGGTCAGCCAGAAGACGCCGGCGACCATCTACACCCTCCGCGACGTGTTCGGCGAGGCGTTCACCGAGCCCGAACAGCTTCGGGGTCGGACGGTCGCCCCCTCGGCCACCAAGACCCGCATCCTCACCCTCCAGCTACTGGAGGACCGGGGCATCCGCGACAAGGTGGAGGTCCGGGACGTGCAGAAGCACACGCACCACCGCGTCGAGCATCTGGTGCTCGACGGCGACGTCGACGCCGCGGTGGGCGTCGTCACCAACGGCAAGGAACTCGAACGCGAGTACGACCGTACGGCCGACGAACTCCTGATCGGCGACTACCTCGACGTGTACGGGATGGCCGTCGTCACCAACCCGGACTTCGCCGAGTCGAACCCCGAGACGGTCCGCTCGTTCCTGCGGGCGACGGCTCGCGGGTGGGAGCTCGCGACCAACGACCCCGACCGCGCCGTCGACGCGCTCATCGCTCGCAACGCCCAGCTCGAACACAACCGCGAGGTCGAACACATGAAGTTCCTCGCCTCCGCCGAGGATCTCCAGTTCACGGAGTTCGTCCGCGAAGCTGGCTGGGGCCACCACGACGGGCAGCGCTGGGAGAATCTGGCCGAGATGCTCGCCGAGACGGATCTGCTCGAGTCGCCGGTCGACCCCGACGCGGCGTGGACGAACGAGTACGTCGACGACTCCGATCCGGTGATCGCGAACTACGCCGAGCGGATCGGTCGTTAA
- a CDS encoding ABC transporter ATP-binding protein: protein MIRVENLSVSYGDLRALDDVSLDIADGEFVTIVGPSGCGKTTLLRTIGGLESPTTGRVSIDGDPPEVAQADARLGFVFQDHTLLPWKSALENVTFLRRMAGKDSDPAGARELLATTGLDGFEDARPAELSGGMKQRVAIARAIHLGADVLLMDEPFGELDEITRDEMSVEILRLWRENRKTVVFVTHSVPEAVFLGDRCLVVAGAPADGHAATGNGDPGRIVAEFDIDLPRPRDESVFGSEAFGRQVAQVRGALHDDA from the coding sequence ATGATTCGGGTCGAGAACCTCTCCGTCAGTTACGGCGACCTCCGGGCGCTCGACGACGTGTCGCTCGACATCGCGGACGGCGAGTTCGTCACCATCGTCGGTCCGTCCGGGTGTGGCAAGACCACGCTCTTGCGAACCATCGGCGGCCTAGAGTCACCGACGACCGGCCGGGTCAGCATCGACGGCGACCCGCCCGAAGTCGCGCAGGCCGACGCCCGCCTCGGGTTCGTCTTCCAGGATCACACTCTCCTCCCGTGGAAGTCGGCGCTGGAGAACGTCACCTTCCTCCGGCGGATGGCGGGCAAGGATTCCGATCCCGCCGGCGCGCGCGAGTTGCTGGCGACGACCGGCCTCGACGGGTTCGAGGACGCCCGTCCCGCCGAACTCTCCGGCGGCATGAAACAGCGGGTCGCCATCGCCCGCGCCATCCACCTCGGCGCCGACGTGTTGCTCATGGACGAACCCTTCGGGGAACTCGACGAGATCACCCGCGACGAGATGAGCGTCGAGATCCTCCGCCTGTGGCGTGAGAACCGCAAGACTGTCGTCTTCGTCACCCACAGCGTTCCCGAGGCCGTCTTCCTCGGCGACCGCTGTCTCGTCGTCGCCGGTGCCCCGGCCGACGGCCACGCCGCGACGGGCAACGGCGACCCCGGCCGCATCGTCGCGGAGTTCGACATCGACCTCCCGCGCCCGCGAGACGAGTCGGTGTTCGGGTCGGAGGCGTTCGGCCGGCAGGTCGCACAGGTGCGCGGCGCGCTCCACGACGACGCATGA